A genomic stretch from Bradyrhizobium sp. 195 includes:
- the exbD gene encoding TonB system transport protein ExbD, producing MAVSLADNDDDDDFSETHDINVTPFIDVILVLLIIFMVAAPLSTVDLPIDLPTSSATPQKKPDKPTYLSIKPDLTLAIGENAVHRAELIGTLDGLSDMSKDKYVFLRADKSVPYGELMGIMELLRSGGYTRVKLVALEGAPGAPAAGAAQP from the coding sequence ATGGCCGTTTCGCTCGCAGACAACGATGACGACGACGATTTCTCGGAAACGCATGACATCAACGTTACGCCGTTCATCGACGTCATCCTGGTGCTGCTGATCATCTTCATGGTCGCAGCGCCGCTCTCCACAGTCGATCTGCCGATCGACTTGCCGACCTCCAGCGCGACGCCGCAGAAGAAGCCGGACAAGCCGACCTATCTCAGCATCAAGCCCGATCTGACGCTTGCCATCGGAGAAAACGCGGTCCACCGGGCCGAGCTGATCGGGACGCTCGACGGATTGTCCGACATGAGCAAGGACAAGTACGTCTTCCTGCGCGCCGACAAATCGGTGCCGTATGGGGAGTTGATGGGCATCATGGAGCTCTTGCGCTCAGGCGGCTATACGCGGGTGAAACTGGTGGCGCTGGAAGGCGCTCCGGGGGCGCCTGCGGCAGGCGCCGCTCAGCCTTAA
- a CDS encoding ABC transporter ATP-binding protein, whose protein sequence is MSSVQIRDVRKSFGNFEVLHGVTVPIEDGQFVVLVGPSGCGKSTLLRMLAGLENITSGTISIGDRVVNNVQPKERDIAMVFQNYALYPHMTVADNMGFSLKLRNAGSDEINKRVKRAAEILALSPLLDRYPRQLSGGQRQRVAMGRAIVRDPQVFLFDEPLSNLDAKLRVAMRTEIKELHQRLKTTTVYVTHDQIEAMTMADKIVVMHDGIVEQMGTPLELYDKPDNQFVAGFIGSPAMNFLKGHVRVNGVATFEGPNGVKLPLKTAPAASDGLPAVYGVRPEHFTIADDGAEAEIIVVEPTGSETQVFAKIGGEQVVAVFRERHQFNPGDKVRLKPDPSLVHLFDEATGKRLNA, encoded by the coding sequence ATGTCGTCTGTGCAAATCCGCGACGTGCGGAAATCGTTCGGCAATTTTGAAGTCCTGCACGGCGTGACTGTACCGATCGAGGACGGCCAGTTCGTCGTTCTGGTCGGCCCCTCCGGCTGCGGCAAGTCGACGCTTCTGCGCATGCTCGCGGGTCTCGAGAACATCACCTCCGGCACGATCTCGATCGGCGACCGCGTCGTCAACAATGTCCAGCCGAAGGAGCGGGACATTGCAATGGTCTTCCAGAACTACGCGCTCTATCCGCACATGACGGTGGCCGACAACATGGGCTTCTCGCTGAAGCTGCGGAATGCCGGCTCCGACGAGATCAACAAGCGCGTCAAGCGGGCTGCCGAAATTCTCGCGCTGTCGCCGCTGCTCGATCGCTATCCGCGCCAGCTCTCGGGCGGTCAGCGCCAGCGCGTCGCGATGGGCCGCGCCATCGTGCGCGACCCGCAGGTCTTCCTGTTCGACGAGCCCTTGTCCAACCTCGACGCCAAGCTGCGCGTCGCCATGCGCACCGAGATCAAGGAGCTGCACCAGCGGCTGAAGACGACCACCGTCTACGTCACCCACGATCAGATCGAAGCCATGACCATGGCTGACAAGATCGTCGTCATGCATGACGGCATCGTCGAGCAAATGGGCACGCCGCTCGAGCTCTACGACAAGCCGGACAACCAGTTCGTCGCCGGCTTCATCGGCTCGCCCGCGATGAACTTCCTGAAGGGGCATGTGCGCGTCAACGGCGTTGCCACCTTCGAAGGGCCGAACGGCGTCAAGCTGCCGCTCAAGACCGCGCCCGCGGCGTCCGACGGCCTTCCCGCAGTCTACGGCGTGCGGCCGGAGCATTTCACCATCGCCGACGACGGCGCCGAGGCCGAGATCATCGTGGTCGAGCCGACCGGCTCGGAGACGCAAGTGTTCGCCAAGATCGGCGGCGAGCAGGTCGTCGCGGTCTTCCGCGAACGCCACCAGTTCAACCCGGGCGACAAGGTCCGGCTGAAGCCGGACCCGTCACTGGTGCACTTGTTCGACGAGGCGACGGGAAAGCGCCTGAACGCGTAG
- a CDS encoding site-2 protease family protein: MNISFYDLSVWVLPLVLAITFHEAAHAFVADRLGDNTASQLGRVSFNPLRHIDPFGTLILPAMLLFAHSPFLFGYAKPVPVNFRKLNNPRLDMVWVALAGPVTNILLALAAALAFHALPLVPASSAKWVADNLKNALVINAILAVFNMMPIPPLDGGRVAVGLLPRPLAVPLARLEPFGMLILIALLILLPLAGSRFGLNLDVISAILRTLTGYVIQAVLFLTGNA; this comes from the coding sequence GTGAACATTTCCTTTTATGACCTGTCGGTGTGGGTGCTGCCGCTCGTGCTCGCCATCACCTTCCACGAGGCCGCGCATGCCTTCGTCGCGGACCGGCTCGGGGACAACACGGCCTCGCAGCTCGGCCGCGTCAGCTTCAATCCGCTCAGGCACATCGATCCGTTCGGCACGCTGATCCTGCCGGCGATGCTGCTGTTTGCGCATTCGCCGTTCCTGTTCGGCTACGCCAAGCCGGTGCCGGTGAATTTCCGCAAGCTCAACAACCCCAGGCTCGACATGGTCTGGGTGGCGCTGGCCGGACCCGTCACCAATATCCTATTGGCGCTCGCCGCCGCCCTCGCCTTCCATGCCCTGCCCCTGGTCCCCGCGAGCTCGGCGAAATGGGTCGCGGACAACCTCAAGAATGCCCTCGTGATCAACGCGATCCTGGCGGTGTTCAACATGATGCCGATTCCGCCGCTCGACGGCGGGCGCGTCGCGGTCGGGCTGTTGCCGCGGCCCCTCGCCGTGCCGCTGGCCCGCCTCGAGCCGTTCGGAATGCTGATCCTGATCGCACTCCTGATCCTGCTACCGCTTGCGGGGTCCCGGTTCGGTCTAAATCTTGATGTTATTTCAGCAATACTGCGAACGTTGACCGGTTATGTGATTCAGGCTGTTCTCTTCCTGACCGGCAATGCGTAG
- a CDS encoding IlvD/Edd family dehydratase — protein MTKKPTNGHAPAGNGSGRHLRSQEWFNNPHNPGMTALYMERYLNYGLTRAELQSGKPIIGIAQTGNDLSPCNRHHIELAHRVREGIREAGGIAMEFPTHPIQETGKRPTAALDRNLAYLGLVEILYGYPLDGVVLTTGCDKTTPACMMAAATVNLPAIVLSGGPMLNGWHAGERTGSGTIVWKSRERLAAGEIDYEEFMEIVASSAPSVGHCNTMGTASTMNGLAEALGFSLPGCAAIPAPYRERGQIAYETGKRAVEMVWEDLKPSDILTRKAFENCIVINSAIGGSTNAPIHINALARHIGVELTIEDWQKVGHDVPLLVNMQPAGFYLGEEFHRAGGVPAVVRELMKHKRIHEDAVTVNGRGIGENCKDAPKPDNDVIWAYDKPLVKDAGFLVLKGNLFDSAIMKTSVISKEFRDRYLSNPKDLNAFEGRAIVFEGPEDYHERIDDPALDIDERCVLFIRGTGPIGYPGGAEVVNMQPPAALIKRGILSLPCIGDGRQSGTSGSPSILNASPEAAANGGLAILKTGDKVRVDLNKGSANILISDEELKKRHAELKADGGFKHPENQTPWQEIYRNTVGQQSTGACMELATRYQNVAGTFGVARDNH, from the coding sequence ATGACAAAAAAACCAACCAATGGGCACGCGCCCGCCGGCAACGGCTCAGGACGCCACCTTCGCTCGCAGGAATGGTTCAACAACCCGCACAACCCGGGCATGACCGCGCTCTATATGGAGCGCTACCTCAATTACGGCCTCACCCGCGCCGAGCTGCAGTCCGGCAAGCCGATCATCGGCATCGCCCAGACCGGCAACGACCTTTCTCCCTGCAACCGACACCATATCGAACTTGCCCACCGCGTGCGCGAGGGCATCCGCGAGGCCGGCGGCATTGCGATGGAATTCCCGACCCATCCGATCCAGGAGACCGGCAAGCGCCCGACCGCCGCGCTCGACCGCAACCTCGCCTATCTTGGCCTGGTCGAGATCCTCTACGGCTATCCGCTCGACGGCGTCGTGCTCACCACCGGCTGCGACAAGACCACGCCGGCCTGCATGATGGCGGCGGCGACCGTGAACCTGCCCGCGATCGTGCTGTCGGGCGGCCCGATGCTCAACGGCTGGCATGCCGGCGAGCGCACCGGCTCCGGCACCATCGTCTGGAAGTCGCGCGAGCGGCTCGCCGCGGGCGAGATCGACTATGAGGAGTTCATGGAGATCGTGGCCTCCTCGGCGCCCTCGGTCGGCCATTGCAACACCATGGGCACCGCTTCGACCATGAACGGGCTTGCCGAAGCACTCGGCTTCTCGCTGCCGGGCTGCGCGGCGATCCCCGCACCCTACCGCGAGCGCGGCCAGATCGCCTACGAGACCGGCAAGCGCGCCGTCGAGATGGTCTGGGAAGACCTCAAGCCTTCGGACATCCTGACCCGCAAGGCGTTCGAGAACTGCATCGTGATCAATTCGGCGATCGGCGGCTCGACCAACGCGCCGATCCACATCAACGCGCTGGCCCGCCACATCGGCGTCGAGCTCACGATCGAGGACTGGCAGAAGGTCGGCCACGACGTGCCGCTGCTGGTCAACATGCAGCCGGCCGGCTTCTATCTCGGCGAGGAATTCCACCGCGCCGGCGGCGTGCCGGCGGTGGTGCGCGAATTGATGAAGCACAAGCGCATCCATGAAGACGCGGTCACCGTCAACGGCCGCGGCATCGGCGAGAACTGCAAGGATGCGCCAAAGCCCGACAACGACGTGATCTGGGCCTACGACAAGCCGCTGGTGAAGGACGCCGGCTTCCTGGTGCTGAAGGGCAATTTGTTCGATTCCGCGATCATGAAGACCTCGGTGATCTCCAAGGAATTCCGCGACCGCTATCTCAGCAACCCGAAGGACCTCAACGCCTTCGAGGGCCGCGCCATCGTGTTCGAGGGGCCGGAGGACTATCACGAGCGGATCGACGATCCCGCGCTCGACATCGACGAGCGCTGCGTGCTGTTCATCCGCGGCACCGGGCCGATCGGCTACCCCGGTGGCGCCGAGGTCGTGAACATGCAGCCGCCCGCGGCGCTGATCAAACGCGGCATCCTGTCCCTGCCCTGCATCGGCGACGGCCGCCAGTCCGGCACCTCGGGATCGCCCTCGATCCTGAACGCCTCGCCGGAAGCTGCCGCCAACGGGGGCCTCGCGATCCTCAAGACCGGCGACAAAGTCCGCGTCGACCTCAACAAGGGCAGCGCCAACATCCTGATCTCGGACGAGGAGCTGAAGAAGCGTCACGCCGAGCTGAAGGCCGATGGCGGCTTCAAGCATCCCGAAAACCAGACGCCGTGGCAGGAGATCTATCGCAACACCGTCGGCCAGCAATCGACCGGCGCCTGCATGGAGCTCGCCACGCGCTACCAGAACGTCGCCGGCACGTTCGGCGTGGCGCGGGATAATCACTAG
- a CDS encoding ABC transporter substrate-binding protein, with product MQDFTRRTLLQGGTALAATGMLTGPALFDFAKAWAQSAPWKAEPGAKLTVMRWKRFVPAEDDAFNAMVAAFKAATGTEMNVFSESFEDVQPKASVAANTGSGLDLAWGLHTLPQLFPTKVLKMNDVADYLGNKYGGWTDAAAKTCKQGNDWLGIPVATNGGYMTYRKSALDKAGFKEFPKDFPGFLEMCKALKANNTPAGFALGHASGDGNSWLHWVLWGHGAYTVDQNDKIIINSPETAKALEYCKALYESFIPGTASWNDSSNNKAFLAGELYCTANGISIYVAAKTDASKKELAEDTYHALWPVGPVGKPSELQLALPILAFNFTKYPNAAKAFVAFMLEKENYEKWLDGAQGYLTQTLNGYESAPIWKADPKNAVFSQASKRTLPAAGIGSVGEKAATAIADFIVVDMFANYCTGTKDAKGAMAEAERQLKRIYR from the coding sequence ATGCAAGACTTTACCCGCCGGACTCTGCTTCAGGGCGGAACGGCACTGGCTGCAACCGGCATGCTCACCGGGCCGGCGCTGTTCGATTTCGCGAAGGCCTGGGCGCAGAGCGCGCCCTGGAAGGCGGAGCCCGGCGCCAAGCTGACCGTGATGCGCTGGAAGCGCTTCGTGCCGGCGGAAGACGATGCGTTCAACGCGATGGTCGCGGCGTTCAAGGCTGCCACCGGCACCGAGATGAACGTGTTCAGCGAATCCTTCGAGGACGTGCAGCCAAAGGCCTCGGTTGCGGCCAATACGGGCTCCGGGCTCGATCTCGCTTGGGGCTTGCACACGCTGCCGCAGCTGTTCCCCACCAAAGTGCTGAAGATGAACGACGTCGCCGATTATCTCGGCAACAAATATGGTGGCTGGACCGATGCGGCCGCCAAGACCTGCAAGCAGGGCAACGACTGGCTCGGCATCCCCGTTGCAACCAACGGCGGTTACATGACGTACCGCAAGTCGGCGCTCGACAAGGCAGGGTTCAAGGAATTCCCGAAAGATTTCCCCGGCTTCCTCGAGATGTGCAAGGCGCTGAAGGCGAACAACACGCCGGCCGGCTTCGCGCTCGGGCATGCGTCGGGTGACGGCAATTCGTGGCTGCACTGGGTGCTGTGGGGCCACGGCGCCTACACGGTCGACCAGAACGACAAGATCATCATCAATTCGCCGGAGACGGCGAAGGCGCTGGAATATTGCAAGGCGCTGTACGAGAGCTTCATCCCGGGCACGGCGTCCTGGAACGATTCCTCCAACAACAAGGCTTTCCTCGCCGGCGAGCTCTACTGCACGGCCAACGGCATCTCGATCTACGTCGCCGCCAAGACCGATGCGAGCAAGAAGGAGCTGGCCGAGGACACCTATCACGCGCTCTGGCCGGTCGGACCGGTCGGCAAGCCGAGCGAGCTGCAGCTTGCGCTGCCGATTCTCGCCTTCAACTTCACCAAATATCCGAACGCGGCGAAGGCCTTCGTCGCCTTCATGCTGGAGAAGGAGAACTACGAGAAGTGGCTGGACGGCGCGCAGGGCTACCTGACGCAGACCTTGAACGGCTATGAGTCGGCGCCGATCTGGAAGGCCGATCCCAAGAATGCCGTGTTCTCGCAGGCCTCCAAGCGCACGCTGCCGGCGGCCGGTATCGGTTCGGTCGGCGAAAAGGCGGCAACGGCAATCGCCGACTTCATCGTCGTCGACATGTTCGCCAACTACTGCACCGGCACCAAGGATGCGAAGGGCGCGATGGCGGAAGCCGAGCGCCAGCTGAAGCGCATCTATCGCTAA
- a CDS encoding carbohydrate ABC transporter permease, which produces MSEDTAWTQLKHNRNWLGFWFMVPAMAFLIFFLAYPLGLGIWLSFTDTRIGRVGHFVATENYEWLWDDSIFWLSVFNTLLYTFVASALKFAIGLYLALLLNENMPFKAMLRAMVLIPFIVPTVLSALAFWWIFDSQFSIISWSLRHLGVIDQNINFLGDTTWARICVIFANIWRGVPFVAITLLAGLQTVSPSLYEAATLDGATRWQNFRFITYPLLTPIIAVVMTFSVLFTFTDFQLIWAMTRGGPVNATHLMATLSYQRAIIAGQLGEGAAISSAMIPFLLAAIMVSWFGLQRRKWQQGENND; this is translated from the coding sequence ATGAGCGAGGACACCGCCTGGACCCAGCTCAAACACAATCGCAACTGGCTCGGCTTCTGGTTCATGGTGCCGGCCATGGCGTTCCTGATCTTCTTCCTGGCGTATCCGCTGGGGCTCGGGATCTGGCTGTCCTTCACGGACACCCGCATCGGCAGGGTCGGGCACTTTGTCGCCACCGAGAACTATGAGTGGCTGTGGGACGATTCCATCTTCTGGCTGTCGGTGTTCAACACGCTGCTCTACACCTTCGTCGCCAGCGCCCTCAAATTCGCGATCGGGCTCTATCTCGCGCTGCTGCTGAACGAGAATATGCCGTTCAAGGCGATGCTGCGCGCGATGGTCCTCATCCCCTTCATCGTGCCGACGGTGCTCTCGGCATTGGCGTTCTGGTGGATTTTCGACTCCCAATTCTCGATCATCTCCTGGTCGCTGAGGCATCTCGGTGTGATCGATCAAAACATCAACTTCCTCGGCGATACGACCTGGGCGCGCATTTGCGTGATCTTCGCCAATATTTGGCGCGGCGTGCCTTTCGTGGCGATCACGCTGCTCGCGGGCCTGCAGACGGTGTCGCCGTCGCTCTATGAGGCCGCAACGCTCGACGGCGCCACACGCTGGCAGAATTTCCGGTTCATCACCTATCCGCTGCTGACGCCGATCATCGCCGTCGTGATGACCTTCTCGGTGCTGTTCACCTTCACCGACTTCCAGCTGATCTGGGCAATGACGCGCGGCGGCCCCGTCAACGCCACCCATCTGATGGCGACGCTGTCCTACCAGCGCGCGATCATCGCCGGGCAACTCGGCGAGGGCGCGGCGATCTCGAGCGCCATGATTCCATTCCTGCTCGCGGCGATCATGGTGTCCTGGTTCGGCCTGCAGCGTCGCAAGTGGCAACAGGGAGAAAACAATGACTGA
- a CDS encoding SDR family oxidoreductase, which produces MADRLKGKRAVITAAAAGIGRACAIAFAREGATVIATDINEAGIAGLTKEGIAEVAKLDVRNTADVNAFAKRVGKIDILLNAAGFVHHGTILECSEEDFDFSFDLNVKSMHRTIRAFLPEMLAGGGGSIVNISSCAALRPPANRYVYSSSKAAVSLLTRAVALDFITKGIRCNSICPGTVETPSMLDRAAAQGPQGKEMFVSRQKMGRLGTAEEIANMAVYLGSDESAFTTGVDLVVDGGYML; this is translated from the coding sequence ATGGCAGACCGCCTCAAGGGAAAGCGCGCCGTCATCACGGCTGCAGCGGCAGGCATCGGGCGCGCATGCGCCATCGCATTCGCGCGTGAAGGCGCAACCGTCATTGCCACCGACATCAACGAAGCGGGCATCGCTGGCTTGACCAAGGAAGGCATCGCCGAGGTCGCAAAACTCGACGTCCGCAACACTGCCGACGTCAACGCCTTTGCCAAGCGCGTCGGCAAGATCGACATCCTGCTCAATGCGGCAGGTTTCGTGCACCACGGCACCATCCTGGAGTGCTCGGAAGAGGATTTTGATTTCTCGTTCGACCTCAACGTCAAGTCGATGCACCGGACCATCAGGGCCTTCCTGCCCGAGATGCTGGCGGGCGGCGGCGGCAGCATCGTCAACATCTCGTCCTGCGCGGCGCTGCGGCCGCCGGCCAACCGTTACGTCTACAGCTCGTCCAAGGCGGCAGTATCGCTGCTGACGCGCGCGGTCGCGCTCGACTTCATCACCAAGGGCATCCGCTGCAACTCGATCTGCCCCGGCACCGTCGAGACGCCCTCGATGCTCGACCGCGCCGCCGCGCAGGGACCGCAGGGCAAGGAGATGTTCGTCTCCCGTCAGAAGATGGGCCGGCTCGGCACCGCCGAGGAAATCGCCAACATGGCGGTCTATCTCGGCAGCGACGAGAGCGCCTTCACCACCGGCGTCGACCTCGTCGTCGACGGCGGTTACATGCTCTGA
- a CDS encoding GFA family protein → MIREGGCLCGAIRFKAEGEPLNVRVCHCRTCQKAMGSPFFARAQFDQRALTVEGDTARYASSENIDRVFCKRCGTRLFAWRRNGTLAGVSLSVFDDRNAFAPTEHIWVSEKPDWLKLDDGLTQHPGTIPA, encoded by the coding sequence ATGATCCGGGAAGGTGGATGCCTGTGCGGCGCGATTCGGTTCAAGGCTGAGGGCGAGCCGCTCAACGTTCGTGTCTGCCATTGCCGCACCTGCCAGAAGGCGATGGGCTCGCCCTTCTTCGCCCGGGCGCAGTTCGACCAGCGCGCGCTGACCGTCGAAGGCGACACCGCCCGCTACGCGTCCTCCGAGAACATCGACCGCGTGTTCTGCAAGCGCTGCGGCACGCGGCTGTTCGCCTGGCGGCGTAATGGCACGCTCGCAGGCGTGTCCCTCTCCGTTTTCGACGATCGCAACGCCTTCGCGCCGACCGAGCACATATGGGTGTCGGAAAAGCCCGACTGGCTGAAGCTCGACGACGGTCTGACTCAACATCCAGGGACGATCCCGGCATAG
- the gntR gene encoding HTH-type transcriptional regulator GntR: MGRKRTKSGKIRLAEVAELAGVSPITASRFFRNPEALSVAKRTRVESAAKELGYVPNLAARALASQRTEVIGVLIPSLTNNVFSDVLRGIYDASEGNRYSIQLSNTRYSILQEEKLLRLFLAQKPAGLIVTGIDQTAESRAMLEAADCPIVQIMEIGPDPVDMMIGFSHYDAARAAVAHLFEQGRRRIGFVGARMDPRVQRRLDGYVSAMKDTALFEQRLVVTTATPTSVTLGGALFTDLLAREPDLDAVFCANDDLALGVLFECRRREIAVPDQIAIVGFNDLEFMASAVPTLTSVRTNRYEMGKTAATMLIDAIDGRRPEQPVLDLGFKVIERQSSSPRHSESRPAVSGAGAANKMVALPSGHD; this comes from the coding sequence ATGGGTCGAAAACGCACCAAGTCAGGCAAAATCCGGTTGGCGGAAGTCGCCGAGCTTGCCGGCGTCAGCCCCATTACAGCGTCCCGCTTCTTTCGTAATCCGGAGGCCCTGTCGGTCGCCAAGCGGACGCGGGTCGAGAGCGCGGCCAAGGAGCTCGGCTATGTCCCGAACCTTGCGGCACGCGCACTGGCCTCGCAACGCACCGAGGTCATCGGTGTCTTGATTCCCTCTCTCACCAACAACGTGTTCTCGGACGTGCTACGCGGCATCTACGATGCGTCCGAAGGCAACCGTTACTCGATCCAATTGTCCAACACACGCTACAGCATTCTCCAGGAAGAGAAGCTGCTGCGTCTGTTTCTGGCGCAGAAGCCGGCCGGACTGATCGTTACCGGCATCGACCAGACCGCGGAATCGCGCGCGATGCTGGAGGCCGCCGACTGCCCGATCGTGCAGATCATGGAGATCGGCCCCGATCCGGTCGACATGATGATCGGCTTTTCGCACTATGATGCAGCCCGCGCAGCGGTTGCGCACCTGTTCGAACAAGGCCGCCGCAGGATCGGCTTCGTCGGCGCCCGCATGGATCCGCGGGTGCAGCGGCGGCTGGACGGATATGTCTCGGCCATGAAAGACACCGCATTGTTCGAGCAGCGCCTCGTCGTCACGACCGCGACGCCGACCTCGGTGACGCTCGGCGGCGCCCTCTTCACCGATCTGCTGGCGCGAGAGCCCGACCTCGATGCAGTGTTCTGCGCCAATGACGACCTCGCGCTCGGCGTTCTGTTCGAATGCCGGCGCCGCGAGATCGCGGTCCCCGACCAGATCGCGATCGTCGGCTTCAACGATCTCGAATTCATGGCGTCCGCCGTCCCCACCCTCACCAGCGTGCGCACCAACCGCTACGAGATGGGCAAGACGGCCGCCACCATGCTGATCGATGCGATCGACGGGCGGCGCCCGGAGCAGCCGGTGCTCGATCTCGGCTTCAAGGTGATCGAGCGGCAAAGCTCGTCGCCGCGCCATTCGGAGAGCAGGCCAGCCGTTTCAGGCGCGGGTGCGGCGAACAAAATGGTAGCGTTACCAAGTGGCCATGACTAG
- a CDS encoding TonB family protein, which yields MSDELRPSRKLWILAAVAALVLHLGGAALALAHLQADDDGDGLGAAGAEFAVEMTSPPVQEANLPLAPTESDESEERPALPEQKTETKETDLPQDRPQQVEDADRIVTENKPKKEQDDDPKVAAIETPAMEASQKSVAADRQTFEDATREAEKAMAPVLGIGKDLLKLTADWNRKISAHLAAHKVNPEGKEPKDQKAKVSFALNRRGNVVSVDVVESSGDAAYDAAAISMVHKSDPFPVPPTELTDDRFERTVEIKFKPREEKKTKKSAQRQ from the coding sequence ATGTCGGACGAACTCAGACCATCCCGGAAGCTCTGGATCCTCGCCGCGGTAGCGGCGCTCGTGCTTCATCTGGGTGGCGCAGCGCTCGCGCTGGCGCACCTGCAAGCCGATGATGACGGCGACGGTCTGGGGGCAGCCGGCGCGGAGTTCGCGGTGGAAATGACTTCGCCTCCGGTTCAGGAGGCCAATCTGCCCCTCGCGCCGACAGAATCGGACGAGTCGGAAGAGCGCCCGGCACTGCCTGAGCAAAAGACCGAGACGAAGGAGACCGACCTTCCGCAGGATCGGCCGCAGCAAGTCGAGGATGCCGATCGTATCGTCACCGAGAACAAGCCGAAGAAGGAACAGGACGACGATCCGAAGGTGGCCGCGATTGAAACGCCGGCCATGGAGGCATCCCAGAAGTCGGTTGCCGCGGATCGGCAGACTTTCGAAGACGCAACGCGCGAGGCCGAGAAGGCCATGGCGCCGGTGCTTGGCATCGGCAAAGACCTGCTGAAGCTAACGGCCGATTGGAACCGCAAGATCAGTGCGCATCTCGCCGCGCACAAGGTCAACCCGGAGGGCAAGGAGCCCAAGGACCAGAAAGCCAAGGTGAGCTTCGCACTCAACCGCAGAGGGAACGTGGTTTCGGTCGATGTCGTGGAATCGTCCGGAGACGCGGCTTACGATGCCGCTGCGATCTCCATGGTCCACAAATCCGATCCTTTCCCGGTCCCGCCGACCGAGCTCACCGACGACCGGTTCGAGCGCACCGTCGAGATCAAGTTCAAGCCGCGGGAAGAGAAGAAAACGAAGAAGTCTGCTCAGCGCCAGTAG
- a CDS encoding SDR family NAD(P)-dependent oxidoreductase, translated as MNKIDLNGRVAIVTGGAQGFGRAITERFVASGAKVAIWDFDAALAEKTAKEIGDSVRVFKVDVTDTAAVEQARDATLAAFGKIDILVNNAGIAGINKPVWETDLEEWRKVLRINLDGPFIVCKAIVPAMLKQKYGRIVNIASIAGKEGNPNASHYSASKAGLIALTKSLGKELAAHDILVNAVTPAAAKTAIFDQMTQQHIDFMLSKIPKGRFVLVEELAAMVSWLASEDCAFSTGAVFDISGGRATY; from the coding sequence ATGAACAAGATCGATCTCAACGGCCGCGTCGCCATCGTCACCGGCGGCGCACAGGGTTTTGGCCGCGCGATCACCGAGCGTTTTGTCGCCTCCGGCGCCAAGGTCGCGATCTGGGATTTCGATGCGGCTCTGGCTGAGAAAACCGCAAAGGAAATCGGCGATAGCGTCCGCGTGTTCAAGGTCGACGTCACCGACACCGCAGCGGTCGAGCAGGCCCGCGATGCGACGCTGGCCGCCTTCGGCAAGATCGACATCCTCGTCAACAATGCCGGCATCGCCGGAATCAACAAGCCGGTCTGGGAGACTGACCTCGAGGAATGGCGCAAGGTGCTGCGCATCAACCTCGACGGCCCCTTCATCGTCTGCAAGGCCATCGTGCCCGCGATGCTCAAACAGAAATACGGGCGCATCGTCAACATCGCCTCGATCGCCGGCAAGGAAGGCAATCCGAACGCCTCGCATTATTCGGCCTCCAAGGCCGGCCTGATCGCGCTGACGAAATCGCTCGGCAAGGAGCTCGCCGCCCACGACATCCTCGTCAATGCGGTGACACCGGCGGCCGCGAAGACGGCGATCTTCGACCAGATGACGCAGCAGCATATCGACTTCATGCTGTCGAAGATCCCGAAGGGGCGCTTCGTGCTGGTGGAAGAGCTCGCCGCGATGGTGAGCTGGCTCGCGTCGGAGGACTGCGCGTTCTCGACCGGCGCGGTGTTCGACATCTCGGGCGGTCGCGCAACCTATTGA